In a single window of the Massilia oculi genome:
- a CDS encoding DUF4394 domain-containing protein — protein MTNPQFTKLVLVSSIALALAACGSSSNDHAAPPVTTPPPPPAATVGDVVALTASNRLVSFDRATPGTIRSNVLVTGLQSGENLVGIDVRPADGMLYGVGSTGRLYTLDAATGAATNKSRLVADAADTTEPFTALAGASFGVDFNPMADRLRIVSNTGQSLRINVDSGATTTDGSINGGAANTAISASAYTNSFAGTGSTTLYGIDSANSTLYTQNPPNDGTLAKPVPLGVAIGAANGFDIDARTNMGYMVATVGGARNLYGVNLAATSAPATLIGALGVTEDIRGIALRGAAAPVVLGLSDDNRLLGFKIASPNTIDTNVAITGLAGGETLAGIDVRPKDGMLYGLTSTARLVTIDPATGAATVKATLSADAADTTAPYTAMQGTTFAVDFNPAADRLRVISDSGQSLRINVDTGVTTTDGNINRAGVAPRVVAAAYTNSIPNAASTQLFDVDGASSVLALQNPPNDGTLVDVGPLGVTVAGAAAMDIGGGENGLVLAALRTTAGGPSSLYRVNLTTGAATPVNGAASPATSVIGSGTPGVRDIAIWLR, from the coding sequence ATGACCAACCCGCAATTCACCAAGCTCGTACTCGTTTCCTCGATCGCCCTCGCCCTGGCCGCCTGCGGCAGCAGCAGCAACGATCACGCCGCGCCGCCGGTCACCACCCCTCCTCCTCCGCCGGCCGCCACGGTCGGCGACGTGGTCGCCCTGACCGCCAGCAACCGCCTGGTCTCGTTCGACCGCGCCACGCCGGGCACCATCCGCAGCAACGTGCTGGTGACGGGCCTGCAGAGCGGCGAGAACCTGGTCGGCATCGATGTGCGGCCGGCGGATGGCATGCTGTACGGCGTCGGCTCGACCGGCCGCCTGTACACGCTGGACGCCGCGACCGGCGCCGCCACCAACAAGTCGCGCCTCGTCGCCGACGCCGCCGACACCACGGAACCGTTCACCGCGCTGGCCGGCGCCAGCTTCGGCGTCGACTTCAACCCGATGGCCGACCGCCTGCGCATCGTCAGCAATACCGGCCAGAGCCTGCGCATCAATGTCGACAGCGGCGCCACGACCACCGACGGCAGCATCAACGGCGGCGCGGCCAACACCGCGATCTCGGCCTCGGCGTATACCAACTCGTTCGCCGGCACCGGTTCGACCACGCTGTACGGCATCGACAGCGCCAATTCGACCTTGTACACCCAGAACCCGCCGAACGACGGCACCCTGGCCAAGCCGGTGCCGCTGGGCGTCGCCATCGGCGCGGCGAACGGATTCGACATCGATGCGCGCACGAATATGGGGTATATGGTCGCCACCGTCGGCGGCGCGCGCAACCTGTATGGCGTGAACCTGGCTGCCACCAGCGCTCCGGCCACCCTGATCGGCGCGCTCGGCGTGACCGAAGACATCCGCGGCATCGCGCTGCGCGGCGCCGCGGCGCCGGTCGTGCTGGGTCTCTCGGACGACAATCGCCTGCTGGGCTTCAAGATCGCTTCGCCCAACACCATCGACACCAATGTCGCCATCACCGGCCTGGCCGGGGGCGAAACCCTGGCCGGCATCGACGTGCGGCCGAAGGACGGCATGCTGTACGGCCTCACCTCGACCGCGCGCCTGGTCACGATCGACCCGGCGACCGGCGCCGCCACCGTCAAGGCGACGCTCAGCGCCGACGCCGCCGACACGACCGCGCCCTACACCGCCATGCAGGGCACGACGTTCGCGGTCGACTTCAACCCGGCCGCCGACCGCCTGCGCGTGATCAGCGACAGCGGCCAGAGCCTGCGCATCAACGTCGACACCGGCGTCACCACCACCGACGGCAACATCAACCGCGCCGGCGTGGCTCCGCGCGTCGTGGCCGCCGCCTACACCAACAGCATCCCGAACGCGGCCTCGACCCAGCTGTTCGACGTCGATGGCGCGAGTTCGGTGCTGGCGCTGCAGAATCCGCCGAACGACGGCACGCTGGTCGACGTGGGGCCGCTGGGCGTGACGGTGGCGGGCGCCGCCGCCATGGACATCGGTGGCGGCGAGAATGGCCTGGTGCTGGCGGCGCTGCGCACCACGGCCGGCGGCCCGAGCTCGCTGTACCGCGTCAATCTGACGACCGGCGCGGCAACCCCGGTCAACGGCGCGGCATCGCCCGCGACGTCGGTGATCGGCAGCGGCACGCCAGGCGTGCGCGATATCGCGATCTGGCTGCGCTGA
- a CDS encoding anti-sigma factor, whose product MNPIHDPYELAGEYVLGTLSRERRRAVDAMLPNDATLRAAVAYWEERLSPLNALVEPVAPPSALWPRIERSLGPVAAPAAAGPGWWERLGLWRALAAGGFAAAAIMAAVVGLRQFEVAQPRYMVVLAAPQNAGPGWVLELVADDTLRLEPLVTTEVPADRALQLWTKADDWEGPVSLGLVKPGETVEVKLAKLPKVVPNQLFEITLEPAAGSPIGRPTGPILYIGRAVRI is encoded by the coding sequence ATGAACCCGATCCACGACCCCTACGAGCTGGCCGGCGAATACGTACTGGGCACGTTGTCGCGCGAACGGCGTCGCGCGGTGGATGCCATGCTGCCGAACGACGCCACCCTGCGCGCCGCCGTCGCCTATTGGGAAGAACGGCTGTCGCCCTTGAACGCGCTGGTCGAGCCGGTGGCGCCGCCAAGCGCACTGTGGCCGCGCATCGAGCGCAGCCTGGGGCCGGTGGCCGCACCCGCGGCCGCGGGTCCGGGCTGGTGGGAACGCCTGGGCCTGTGGCGCGCCCTGGCCGCCGGCGGCTTCGCGGCCGCCGCGATCATGGCGGCCGTGGTCGGCCTGCGCCAGTTCGAGGTCGCGCAACCGCGCTATATGGTGGTGCTGGCGGCGCCGCAGAACGCGGGGCCGGGCTGGGTGCTGGAGCTGGTGGCCGACGACACGCTGCGCCTGGAACCGCTGGTCACGACCGAGGTGCCCGCGGATCGCGCGCTGCAGCTGTGGACCAAGGCCGACGACTGGGAAGGTCCGGTCTCGCTGGGCCTGGTCAAGCCGGGCGAGACGGTCGAGGTCAAGCTCGCCAAGCTGCCGAAGGTGGTGCCGAACCAGCTGTTCGAGATCACGTTGGAACCGGCCGCCGGATCACCGATCGGCCGTCCGACCGGGCCCATTCTCTACATCGGGCGCGCGGTCAGGATCTAG
- a CDS encoding sigma-70 family RNA polymerase sigma factor, whose translation MTTASDHFDYEAHLAACARGDRQALRRLYDRESPRLLGVALRIVRERQAAEDVLHDAFVSIWTRAAGFDATRGSGRGWMYTVVRHAALDAVRDGAREINVEEEALDALGTDAFDPGMQDAFELRQDMGRLHDCLNRLDVAKRNSILHAYVDGFSHSEIAERLKSPLGTVKAWIKRGLSALRECMV comes from the coding sequence ATGACGACTGCATCCGACCACTTCGACTATGAAGCGCACCTCGCCGCCTGCGCGCGCGGCGACCGGCAAGCCCTGCGCCGCCTGTATGACCGGGAAAGCCCGCGCCTGCTGGGCGTCGCCCTGCGCATCGTGCGCGAGCGCCAGGCGGCCGAGGACGTGCTGCACGATGCCTTCGTGAGCATCTGGACCCGCGCCGCCGGCTTCGACGCCACCCGCGGTTCGGGCCGCGGCTGGATGTACACCGTGGTTCGCCACGCGGCGCTGGACGCGGTGCGCGACGGCGCCCGTGAAATCAACGTCGAGGAGGAAGCGCTCGATGCCTTGGGCACCGATGCCTTCGATCCCGGCATGCAGGACGCCTTCGAACTGCGCCAGGACATGGGGCGCCTGCACGACTGCCTGAACCGGCTCGACGTCGCCAAGCGCAACAGCATCCTGCACGCCTACGTCGACGGTTTCTCGCACAGCGAGATCGCCGAGCGCCTCAAGTCGCCGCTGGGGACGGTGAAGGCCTGGATCAAGCGTGGCCTGAGCGCGCTGCGGGAGTGCATGGTATGA
- a CDS encoding response regulator — protein sequence MHRNSPHEERILIFAPLGRDAEVMASVLERDGLGCEVATDFGVLASAIGEGAGAAILAEEALHGVDVAALHAWLGRQEPWSDFPFVVLLGKTIGLQQGAARARLADLGNVILLERPLNVQTLRSATVSALRARRRQYQARDMLADRERTAASLQQSRQQLVALNETLESRIEERTRALAQANDRLMNEIIERERVQQAMAQYQKMEAVGRLTGGIAHDFNNLLNVVQGSMDLILLMSKDEVAKGRAEIARKACQRGGKLTRQLLAFARNQSLDLRETDIGDLFDGVRELVTTSLGSRIGLRFEVDADCPPVLADANQMEMALLNLAINARDAMQDGGELVFVASFGEPPPGFLPPGDYVRIAVTDSGEGMAPDLVAKVFEPFFTTKGVKGTGLGLSQVYGMAQQSGGAARILSEPGVGTTVEIWLRTADGQEDAEPALPARMPAVRQAARILIVEDDDFVRESMVSSLEALGHVVRQAPDGESGLCALHDERPDLLITDYLMPGMTGAELVQRTRAMFPGLPTIIATGYADMKAIEQVIGDGVVLRKPFQLAELAISVGQALDRQRQGDGGAVGIH from the coding sequence GCTCGGATGCGAGGTCGCCACCGATTTCGGCGTCCTGGCGAGCGCCATTGGCGAGGGGGCGGGCGCCGCCATCCTGGCCGAGGAAGCCCTGCACGGCGTCGACGTCGCGGCGTTGCATGCCTGGCTGGGGCGCCAGGAGCCGTGGTCCGACTTCCCCTTCGTCGTATTGCTTGGCAAGACGATCGGACTGCAGCAGGGGGCGGCGCGCGCCCGCCTGGCCGACCTGGGCAACGTGATCCTGCTCGAGCGTCCGCTCAACGTCCAGACCCTGCGCAGCGCTACCGTCTCGGCGCTGCGCGCGCGTCGGCGCCAGTACCAGGCGCGCGACATGCTGGCCGATCGCGAGCGCACCGCCGCCAGCCTGCAGCAAAGCCGCCAGCAACTGGTGGCGCTGAACGAAACGCTGGAGTCGCGCATCGAGGAGCGCACCCGCGCCCTGGCCCAGGCCAACGACCGCCTGATGAACGAGATCATCGAGCGCGAACGGGTGCAGCAGGCCATGGCGCAATACCAGAAGATGGAAGCGGTGGGACGCCTGACCGGCGGCATCGCCCACGACTTCAACAACCTGCTCAACGTGGTCCAGGGCAGCATGGACCTGATCCTCCTGATGTCGAAGGACGAGGTGGCGAAGGGCCGCGCCGAGATCGCGCGCAAGGCCTGCCAGCGCGGCGGCAAGCTCACGCGCCAGCTGCTGGCCTTCGCCCGCAACCAGAGCCTGGACCTGCGCGAGACCGATATCGGCGACCTGTTCGACGGCGTGCGCGAGCTGGTCACCACGTCGCTCGGTTCGCGCATCGGGCTGCGCTTCGAGGTCGACGCCGATTGCCCGCCGGTGCTGGCCGACGCCAACCAGATGGAGATGGCGCTCCTGAACCTGGCCATCAATGCGCGCGACGCGATGCAGGATGGCGGCGAACTGGTGTTCGTGGCCTCCTTTGGCGAGCCGCCGCCGGGCTTCCTGCCGCCGGGCGACTACGTGCGCATCGCCGTCACCGACAGCGGCGAAGGCATGGCGCCCGACCTGGTGGCCAAGGTGTTCGAACCCTTCTTCACGACCAAGGGCGTGAAGGGCACCGGCCTGGGCCTGAGCCAGGTGTACGGCATGGCGCAGCAGTCGGGCGGCGCCGCGCGCATCCTCAGCGAGCCGGGCGTCGGCACCACGGTGGAAATCTGGCTGCGCACGGCGGACGGCCAGGAAGACGCCGAGCCGGCGTTGCCGGCGCGCATGCCGGCCGTCAGGCAGGCGGCGCGCATCCTGATCGTCGAGGACGACGATTTCGTGCGCGAGTCGATGGTGTCCTCGCTCGAAGCGCTCGGCCATGTGGTGCGCCAGGCGCCAGACGGCGAGTCGGGCCTGTGTGCGCTGCACGACGAGCGGCCCGACCTGCTCATCACCGACTACCTGATGCCGGGCATGACCGGCGCCGAACTGGTGCAGCGCACGCGCGCGATGTTCCCCGGCCTGCCGACGATCATCGCCACCGGCTACGCCGACATGAAGGCGATCGAGCAGGTGATCGGCGATGGCGTGGTGCTGCGCAAACCCTTCCAGCTGGCCGAGCTGGCGATCAGCGTCGGCCAGGCGCTCGACCGCCAGCGCCAGGGCGACGGCGGGGCGGTGGGCATCCACTGA